In Trichocoleus sp., the DNA window AAACAATGTGAAACCTTCTGAGGTCTGTCGAAATCTGGAAACTCAGCGTATCTATGTTTTCTCCAATCATCCGGTGATTGATTGAAGTAAGTGCTAGAGAGTTTGGATCAGGGAATTGGAGTAGGCTGACGATTTGCGATCGGTTTTGTTCGATTCGCATTATCCGAAGTTAGTACTACCCCAATTCCCGCTGCAATGGAGTTAGCTAACCGATGCCAGTTTAGCCTCAGCCCGCTTTTGCAAAAGTTGCAGAATCGAAGCCTTTTCTAGTAGCCCGACGAGTGTACCGCTGTCCTTGAGCACAATCAATGCAGGAAGGTTTTTCTCTTCAATCAGGTTTACCACTTCCAAAAGGGGTTGATCTGAGGAAACCGTTTCCAGGCTCTCAGTTGGCTGCATTAGTTCTCGGATAGACACATCCCACCAAGTGTTGGTTGGGACTGCTTTCATGTCATCTGTATTAATTTCGCCAATGAGTTGTCCATTCTCGTCTGTCACCAGATATTTCCGCCAGTTTTCGGTGCTGCCAATGACATAATTGTTGGCAAACTCCCGCAGGGATAGAGTGACAGGTACGATCGGGCTATTGGGAATGACAGCATCAGCAGCAGTCAAACCACTCAACTGTTCTTGCACAGCTGCCGCCTGAGCATAGCGATCGGCATTTTGCAGCAGGAACCAGCCAACGAGTAGCGTCCAGACACTTCCCACCTGAGTAATTCCAAACACTGAGAGTGTGCCGATCCCAATACCGAGCCAACCCAGCACTTTACCTAAGCGACTGGCAAAGGCAATGCCCTTATAAGGCTTTCCAGTGATTTTCCAGACCAGTGCTTTTACAACGTTACCACCGTCTAGTGGCAAACCAGGCAGCAGGTTAAATACTCCTAATGCCAGGTTGATATAGGCGAGCAGACTAACGATTGCGGCGATCGGCGCAGGCAAAGTGGTGACAGCATTGATGCCAGTAAACAGCCCAAACAAGACAAAGCTAACCAGGGGACCAGAAATAGCAACCCAGAAAGACTCTGCGGGCGTTTTCGACTCTTCTTCTAAGCTGGCAAGTCCCCCAAAGATGAACAGCGTAATGGATTTAACGCTAATTCCTTGCCGCATCGCAATCAGGCTGTGTCCCAATTCGTGAGCCAGCACCGAAGCAAACAAAAGCAAGGCGGTCAACAGTCCAAGAACCCAGGTAGAAGCTCCTAACTGGGGAAAAGCAAACCCTAGCTCGCTGCCATAGTCCCAGGTGACCAGAGCCAGTACCAGAAACCAGGAGAAATTAATGTAAAAGGGAATGCCAAATAAACTACCGATACGTAAATTGCCGTCCATGTTTTCTATCCTCCAGATCGGCGAGCGAGCCTTTCCTGATATCATTCCTAATAGTTTTATCGTAACGAGATATTAAAGCTGTTTTAATCTGGCTCATGCCGTAATACCCGTCTATCTAAGGTGTGGAATCTGCAACCCTATGAAAAAAGCTATGAAAAAAGCAGGCTTTTCACCTGCTCTAGACAAAATAAAGTCAAGCCAAACACTACAGCACTTTTTCTAAGAATTGGCAGGCGCGTTCGCTCTTGGGTTTGGAGAAAAAGACATCAGGTGGCGCATCTTCAGCAATGTTGCCATTGTCAAGAAAGATGACCCGATCGGCGACTTCACGCGCAAAGCCCATTTCGTGAGTCACAATTGCCATCGTAATCTTTGTTTGTGCCAGAGCTTTCATCACATCTAGCACCTCTTTCACCATTTCTGGATCAAGGGCAGAAGTAGGCTCATCAAAGAGCATAACCTGGGGTTCCATTGCCAACGATCGGGCAATTGCGACCCGTTGTTTCTGTCCACCGGATAACCGCGAAGGATAAACTTCAGCTTTCTCTGCCAGACCCACCCGAGTTAAGAGTTCGATCGCTCGTTGTTCTGCCTGTGCTTTCGGGACTTTCTTGACTTTTATTGGTGCATAAGTCAAGTTATTCAACACGTTCATGTGGGGAAACAGGTTGAAATGCTGAAACACCATACCAATATTCTGACGCACTTCTTTGATGTCAGTTTTAGGATGGGTGATGTCCACATCATCAATGTAAATTCGTCCCCCAGTTGGGGTTTCTAGCAGATTAAGGCAGCGTAAAAGGGTGGACTTGCCGCAGCCAGAAGGACCAATAATGGCAACAACTTCCCCTTTTTTAATCTCAGTTGAGATGTCTTGCAGAACATTTAACTTGCCAAAAGATTTAGATAAAAGTTCAGTTCTAATCACTTTTCCGCATCCTCCTTTCTAAGCGACGAGCCAGTACGGTAAAGCCCATCACCATGATGTAATAGATAAGACCGACTAAGATGAGAGGCTCAAAGTAAATGAACTTCTCTGAGGCAACAATTTGACCCCGACGCATTAAATCTAGCGCGCCAACCGTAGAGACGAGGGAGGAATCTTTCAGGAGCGCAATACTCTCGTTCACTAAGGCAGGCAAAATGTTCTTGAAAGCCTGCGGTAGGATTACGTCCCGCATCATTTCAGGATAGGGAACTCCCATTGACAGAGCAGCTTCTCGCTGTCCTTTATCAACTGCCATAATGCCACCACGAATGGTTTCTGAACTGTAGGCAGCAGAGTTGAGCGAAAAAGTAATTACCCCTGCCACAAAGGGAGAAATTGCGTAGTTAATGAGCTGAGGAGTTGAGAAGTAAATGAGAGCAAGCTGCAAGATGAGCGGTGTGCCTCGAAAAACAGAGGTATAAAAATCAGCAAACCATCTTAGCGGTCTAAATTTAGAGATTTTAAAGATAGAGAGAACAGTTCCCCAGGTAAAACCAAATAAGGCTGAAACGAGTGTAAAACTGAGCGTTACCCAAACCCCCTGTAAAATAAAAGGAATGTTGGGGACAATCTTAGAAAAGTCTAAATTAAGCCCTGAAGGTGCAGCTTGCCCTAAAAACTGAAAGACATTTGGTACTATTCCCGAAATTGATAAGAGGCTAGACAAAACCAACTCCATTCGTTCTGTTCCGTTGAATTAAAGATGCGATCGGCTTTAAGCCTACCTTACTAAAAATACCTTGGCTCAGACGATCGACATTCATCATTTTGTATAGCAACAATCAGTTTATTAAACTGTGCTTCTTGTACGGTCTGTTGACCTATTTAAAGCTTATTGAAAAAGACTGTGGAAGCAGGTTGAACGAACGAATCATTGCAAGTTGTGTTTAGCTGTGATCAGTCATTTAACCCGCTCCTGTCTCTCCCTTAAATTGTGGGAATACCTGAAGGCACTATCTTTGGACGGCAGAACCTCTAGCTCGCGGGCTTTTGCTGTGTTGGTGCCTGATCACCAAACCACTTGTTAACCAGTTCTGTGATCTTGCCGCTGCTGACCATTTCTTGCAGGATGGGATCAAACTGGCTAACCAGAGGAGAACCTTTGGGGAAGGCAATTGCAGAACCCGCTTCTCCCTGGTTGGGAATTGTGTTAAATACGAGGTCTGGATTTGACTGAACAAATCCTTTTGCCACAGTGTCTTCTACAATTGCGGCATCAATTCGACCTGTTTTTAACTCTTGGATGATCTCACTAATCCGGTTCAACGCTACCGCATTCAGGTTTAGCTTTTTCGCTTCTTGCTCTTGAGTGGTGCCCAACTGAATGCCAACTTTCTTTCCTTTCAAGCTGTCTGCTGTTTTGTAATCTGTGCCTTGCTTGGCAACGATCGTATTTTTGGCTTCGTAGTAGGTTTGCGAGAAATCAACATTCTGTTTACGTTCTGGCGTCGGCGTCATTCCTGCCATGACAAAGTCAGCCCGCTTTGATTGCAGTGCCGGAATTAGACCATTGAAGTCAATATTTTGAATCTGCAATTCCTGACCCAATTTGCTGGTGATGTACTTGGCAATATCGACATCAAAACCAATAATTTCTTGTCCACCTTTACTAGAATCAACAAATTCGTAAGGAGGATAGTCCGCTGATGTTGCCATTATTAAAGCTTTTGCGCCACCGCTGGCTCCCTGCTGAGCATTACAAGCCGTGACGAGGAAGATGGTCAAAACTGTAGATACAAGCGCTGTAAACAAGAATTTAAGTTGCTTCATCATCTTCATAAGAATCGTTGCTAGAGGATAAATGGGGTAAAGAGCGATCGAACAATTCAAATTGTGGCTTGTGGAATCGGAGTTACAAAATCTGCTCAAAGGATATGACGATCTCGTTTTGTCATAGGTAGCTAATTTGTCAACCTTTATTCATATTTCGTCTTCACTAAAAGTTTCCCTCGCACTTTCATTGCCGAAGCTCAAATACCACAACAAAACATTCGCAGTTTTTATTGTTCGTTAAATAGCAAGTGAAATCATCATCCGAATGCATGAATTGTGAACCTGTAAACGAGTGAGATTGGAGGCTAACTTTACTGATGCTGGATTTAGATGCTCAGGGGATTAGTACCTGCTTCAGAAATAGTTGAAGTCGCAGAAATGTAACTTTTCTTACTGAAATTTTGTTGACATCCGGAGCATCTAACAATGTCGCTTCCACCGATCGGCTGGGAATACTGACAAAGTTCGGAAGTGGTTAATTAGATGGCAGATCCTGTGGAGAAATCCAGATCCTGGCTCAATTCTGACTTAGAGAGCAGAGTTCTAAGAATCAATCTCTGGCAAATTGGGCAGCTTGTCTGGTTCTTGCTTCTGTCTACTCTGATGGTGATTGGGTTAGCCCAAACTGTGTCTGGTCACGCTATTCAATCAACCCTTAATTGTTCAGAGCACTCATCCCAATCGATCGCCCCTTTTCTCTCTGGCATTTTGCTAGGTGGATTGGGTACGTGGGGGATTCGCTTGCTAAAGCAGCTCAAAACTCGGCAGCCTCTGGTATTAACCCTCAATTCCCTCCAGGACGATCGAGGCAGGCTGTCCATTACAGAACACAAACAGAACGAAGCATTGCTGAAACTGCGCGATCGAGCCATTGCTGCCAGCAGTAGCGGCATTGTCATTACAGATGTTCGTCTCCCCAATATGCCGATTGTTGATGCAAATCCAGCATTTGAACAAATAACAGGCTATGCCATTGCTGAAGTATTGGGGCAGAACTGTCTATTTTTGCAGGGAGAAGAGCATCAGCAGCCCGAACTCGATCGCGTGAGAGAAGCAATGCGGACAGGCAAAAACTGCACTGTTGTTCTCCAAAGCTATCGCAAAGATGGAACGATGTTCTGGAATGAACTGAGCGTTTCCCCCATTCATGATGATGCAGGCACACTGACTCACTTCATTAGCATTCAAACCGATGTCAGCGATCGAATTCGGACTGAGGAAATTGTTCACGCTGCAACATCACGTTTGTCTGCCCTCATTCAAAATTTGCAGGCAGGGGTACTGGTAGAAGATGAATTTCGGCAGATTGCACTAGTCAATCAACAGTTCTGCAACTTATTCAATTTGCCTAAGTCGGCTGAAGATCTAATTGGCGCAAACTGTGATGAAATGGCTGAGGCTTTAAGTCAGGTGGTTATTCAGCCTCAACCGTTTGTGCAGCGGATTGATCAACTGCTTCGGGCGCAAGAGGTGTTCACGGCAGAAGAAGTTTCGCTGGTTGATGGACGGATTCTAGAGCGAGATTACGTCCCCATTCTGGTGGGTAGTCATCACCAGGGACATCTCTGGCAATATCGCGATATTACAGAACGAAAGCGAGCAGATGCTGCCTTACTCGAAAGCCAGACCCGTTTGAGCTTGCTGAATAGCATTTCAACGGGTGAAGAAGCCCTCCAACTTAGTGAAGAGCGCCTAAAACTTGCACTGGAAAGTACAGAAGATGGGCTTTGGGACTGGAACTTGATGACGGGTGACTGCTATTTTAGTCCTCGCTGGCTAGACATGCTGGGCTATCAAGTGGGTGAAATTCCGCAGCATATCTCAGCCTGGGAATTGATGCTGCATCCCGAAGATAAGCAGATCACCCAACGCGAACTCCAAGCCCATTTTGCTGGCAAGACACCAGTTTTTGAATTAGAACATCGGCTGAGGCATCAATCTGGTGAATACCGCTGGATCTTAGGACGGGGCAAGGTGGTTCAACGAGATGCCTCAGGTCAACCCTTGCGGATGATTGGTACAAATATTGATGTGACGGAGCGAAAGCAAACCGAAGAAGCCCTGGAACGTCAACTCGATCGCGCCCTGCTTTTAAAACAAATCACCGAGGAAATTCGGCAAAGCCTGGATATTAAACAGATCTTTGAATCTGCTGCCATTCAAATCGGACAAACCTTTGGCGTCGATCGCTGTCTCATTCATGCCTTTACTGGTAATCCAGGCACGATTCCCCTGGTTACAGAATATTTGAAGCCAAGCTATGCTTCCATGATGAGTTTGGAAGTGCCAGTCAGCGGCAACCCCCATGCCGAGGCTATGCTTGCTCATGATGAGCCGGTGATTTCAAACAACGTTTATGATGATCCGCTCTTAAAGGCAACGCGTTCGCTTTGTGAACAGGTTGGGGTGAAGTCAATGCTGGCAATTCGCACCTCTTACCAAGGTGAGCCAAATGGAGCGATCGGCTTACATCAGTGCAGCTATTTTCGAGACTGGACAGAAGACGAAACTGATCTGCTCAAAGCAGTCGCGGCTCAAGTTGGCATTGCGCTGGCTCAAGCCCATCTGCTAGGGCAAGAAACCCAAAGACGGCAAGAACTGACTCAAAAAAACGTTGCTCTGGAGCAAGCTCGGCATGAAGCAGAAGCCGCAAACCGTGCCAAAAGTGAGTTTCTTGCTGTAATGAGCCACGAAATTCGGACACCGATGAATGCGGTGATTGGGATGACTGGTTTATTGCTTGATACTTCCCTTTCACCCCAACAGCGTGATTTTGTAGAAACGATCCGCAGTAGCGGAGATGCCTTGCTGACGATCATCAATGACATTCTCGATTTCTCCAAAATTGAATCAGGCAAACTGGAATTAGAGGGGCAACTGTTTGATCTCCGGGCTTGTATTGAAGGGGCGATCGATCTGCTGGCACCGAAAGCAGCCGAGAAAAACATTGAACTTGTTTGTCTCATCAGTCCTCAAACACTGCCCTATATCCTGGGTGATGTGACGCGAGTCAGGCAGGTATTAGTGAATCTGCTCAGCAACGCTGTGAAGTTTACTGAAACTGGAGAGGTTGTAGTCACTGTGACTGCCCGACAACTCAGTTCTAAATCTGCCGCTCACAGAAACTCAGCTCAAATCCTCTCTGAAATCGACCTGCCCAAACCTTGCTACTATGAAGTCCAAATTGCTGTCAAAGATACTGGCGTTGGCATTGCACCTAACAAAATGGCTCGGCTGTTTAAGCCCTTTAGCCAGGCAGATAGTTCAACGACGCGACAATATGGTGGCACTGGGCTGGGATTAATCATTAGCAAACGACTCAGTGAGATGATGGGGGGCACGCTCTGGGTGAAGAGTCGGGGTCGCCTTGGTGGTACACCACCCCCCCAGGTAATGAAAAAGCATCTGAATCAGATAACCGGACGCGATATTAGTCGCCTTTTGGAAGATAAGTTGGCAGACTGCCTGAACGGCATCAAGCCTTCAGAATGTGCAGCAGTGGATATTGGTTCGACTTTCTACTTTACGATCGTCGTTCCAACCACCTCCAACCCAACCCAGGGGCAATTTAGCTCTACTGCTCCTCAAATGATGGGTAAGCGGCTGCTGATCGTCGATGATAACGCTGCCAACTGCAAAATTCTGGAATTGCAAGCAAAATCATGGCAGATGCAAACACGAGTGGCTCGATCGGGGGAGGAAGCTCTCCAGTACCTTGCCCAGGGAGAGGGATTTGATCTGGCGCTTCTCGATATGCAGATGCCTGGCATGGATGGGTTAATGTTGGCAAATCGAATTCGACAGCACCCTGAATACAGCTGTTTGCCGCTGATCATGCTGACTTCCCTAGGGGGGCTAGAAGCGAGTGCTCAGGCAGAGGTTACTCTAGCAGCCTGTCTCTCTAAACCCGTAAAGCAGTCTCAACTGTACGATGTTTTGATTCGGATTCTGGCAAACCAATCGTTTAAGGCCGAATCCTCTCCTCCACTCACGATGATTGATCCACATATGGCAGAACGTCTACCGCTCAGAATCTTGCTGGCAGAAGATACAGTCGTCAACCAGAAAGTGGCATTACTCATGCTGCAAAAAATGGGCTATCGGGCGGATGTTGCTAGTAACGGTCTAGAAGTGCTGCAAGCCCTCAAGCGACAGCCCTATGACGTGGTGCTGATGGATGTTCATATGCCCGAAATGGATGGTTTAGAGGCAACTCGACAGATTCGCCAGGCTTGGGCACAGGGAGACATAGGGAAATATTTGGAGCTGGAAACCAGAGGTCAGAAAAATCCACGGATCGAGCCTGCTCCAAGTGATCTGCAACCTCTCCAATTTACAGAACCACGCATTATTGCGATGACTGCGAACGCGATACGCGGCGATCGAGAAGCTTGCTTGGCGTCCGGGATGGATGACTATATCAGTAAGCCTATTCAGATTGAAGAACTGGCGCAATCCCTCGGCAAATGCCAGCTTTTGATGCCGCTCCCTGTGCCCATTGCTTCGCTGACAAAAGTTGGCACCTCGTTTAGTTCCCTTGCTGATGCTGCTTTGACTTCACCACAGACTGTTGTGCTTGATCTGGCAGCTCTGGCAGAAATTCGAGAGATAGCAGGAGATGATCCGCTGGTGTTTGTCCAAATTGTTGATTGCTATTTAGAGGAAGCCCCTCAACTGATTGCCAGAATTCGGGAGGCGCTCGATCAAAACAATCCTATGCTGCTCTGTCGGGCGGCTCATACCCTCAAATCCAGCAGCCTGTCGCTTGGGGCAGTTGTGCTCTCGCGCTACTGCGAAGAACTAGAACTGATGGGGCGATCGGGCAGTACGGTTGGAGCAGAGCCAAAACTCCGCCTTTTAGAAGCAGAATGTACGCTTGTAGAAGCAGCCCTACGACAGGAATGCTAACTCGTTAACAAGCTAAACCGCTGAAGCTGAGTCTCGATCGCCTCTGGTAAAGACTTGTGCAGATCAGTTTTGTTGCGGAACAGCAGTCGATTATTGTTTGGCACATCAAACGGAAACTGCCCAGCGATGTCCGCCCGATCCATCTGGGTCAGGATGATCTGCTCAATCCGCTTACATTGCAACGCATACCCCACTTCGACGCAGACCTTGGGGCTGGGGATTGGTTGGGCTGGAGTGCCGTCTAGTTGAAAAATGGGTGTGCCATCCGCAATGAAAATAAGGCTCTTCCGAATCTTTCGCATCAGAGTGCTGTTGAGGCGGGCAGGTCCTTCCGTGAGCCGATGAGATTCCTCCAGGGTTAGCGGCAGGCGCGATCGACGGTTAATTTTCTCAAGCGTGGCTTGTAGTTCAGCTCGGAGCAGTTCGCTCGATTCAGAAAATTCGGTTTGATAACAAAGAAAAATAATGGGTTCCAGATGTGCCATGACATCCTGCTTTGTAAAGTAGATTTCATGGCTAATTAAATCAATATTACTAACTGTATAGCCGCCGCTACCTTCGATGTAAAACTCGATCGATTCACCGTCTAAATATCGCTGAAACCATTCTGATTTTTTGACTTCTTCTGCTTCATCTAAAAAATCGGCTCGAAACCCTGATTTCAACAAACTGCTTTTACTTAATCGCAGATCGTGATGACGTTTTTCTAATTCTCGAATTGGCTCAAACTTTTGCAGATACCAAGCTTTTACAGCAATAATTGCCATATTTTTCCTCTGTCTCTCCCTTTAAAGCAGTAACAGCACCCACGCTATAGAGTTGTTGAGTGATTTCCTCCCCCATCATAATTCTATCTAGAGTTGTACTGCTTCAACCATCAAAGAATGAATGGGATTCAGCACATCGCTCTCAGAGTTAAAGTAGAGGAAATATCAACAATCTGCTGGATGCTGTTACGGATGAGCGAGACAGATTCAATTTGACCAGTGGTTTTACCCCTTTTCTAAGTTAACTAGTTTTTGGATCTGCCAGGGAAGCTTGGTTGCTTCAATTCCCAATATAGCTCCTTCCATTTCGTGATCCTTGCCTTGATATCAAAGTTTACTTTCGCTTGTTTGCCCTCAATGAATGTATTAATTCAGTCATTGAATCTTGGCGATCGGCTCTGATTTAACTGCTGTCTATCCTTGCTCGATCGAGCAATAGTTTTAATGCTCAAAATTAGCTCAATTTAAGCTTTATTTAATAGGTGCTAGATGTAGCGTAAAAGGCAAAAAAATGGCGATCGGTAAGCTTATCTTAGGGTTTTTGGGCTTTGTAACGCGGTTCGTTATTCTTGTGGCAATCCTACTTTTTAGTTGCGATATTTTTACAAAATCTAGCAGTGCAATTGCTAAAATACTTCATACTTCTTTAGAGAAAGTTCTACTGTGGCACGGGTTTATCTGGAAGACATTAGCCGTCGATTTGATGCGGTAACAGCGATCGAAAATATTACGTTTGAAGTGCCAGATGGTCAATTTTGGGTTTTGGTTGGTCCTTCTGGCTGTGGCAAGTCAACAATTCTCCGCACGATCGCCGGATTAGAAGGCATCAGCAGCGGTAGTCTCTATATTGGCGATCGATTGGTCAATTCGCTTCCAGCAAGACAGCGCGATGTGGCAATGGTGTTTCAAAACTACGCCCTCTACCCCCACATGACGGTTGCAGAAAATTTGGCGTTTGGGCTGAAAATGCGCGGTATCGATCAGCAAACCATCCAGCCCCGCGTTGAAACAGTGGCTCGATCCCTACAAATTGACCATCTACTCGATCGCAAACCTCGCCAGCTTTCGGGTGGACAACAGCAGCGGGTCGCACTGGGACGGGCGATTGTGCGGCAGCCGCAAGTTTTTCTACTGGATGAACCGCTCTCTAATCTGGATGCTCAACTGCGAGACGAAACCCGCGCTGAACTGAAGCAACTCCATCAACAATTTGGCATTACGACAATTTATGTGACCCATGATCAGGTCGAAGCGATGACCCTGGCGGATCAAATTGTGGTTCTAAAACAGGGAAAAATTCAGCAGATCGGCACGCCCCAGTCGATCTATGCAGCACCCGCTAATCAAATGGTCGCTACTTTCCTGGGCAATCCCCCCATGAATCTTTTACCTGCCATCTACCATCAGGATCGGTTGCAAGTTCAAAACCAGGCGCTTGACTGTCCCTTTGCTTGGCAGCAGCAGTATTCGCTCATGCCAAACCAAGCTTTGAATTTGGGCATCCGTCCTGAGCATCTTCATGTCACTCCTGCCTCAGAAACGCCTGATTTGATGGTGGAAGTACAGCTTGTTGAGCCGCTTGGACGCGAAATTCTGGTGCGATCGACCCTTGTAGGGACTGCATCCCCAATCGTCAATTTTCAAGTCCTACCTGATGTCCAGGTTAGACCGGGCGATCGACTCCACCTGACGCTTAATTTTGCTGATCTGCTGGCATTTGACCCAGAGACCGGCGATCGGCTTGATGCTAAACCTCTGCCACTTTAGAGAAGGGTCGGGCGGGTGAATGTTTACCGTTGCCCTTTTGCCCGGTTTGCTGGCTGCTGCCGGGTCGATCGCCATCGACAAGCTCAACGTTGAAGCGGTAGCCCACATTCCGGACGGTTTGGATCAAGTTAGGCTGCCTGGGATCTGTCTCAATTTTTTTGCGAAGCGCCAGGATGTGGGTGTCCACAGTGCGATGATTATCAATTTCGTCAGGCCAGGCTTTCCGGAGCAGTTCTGAGCGACTGAGCGGCAGCCCGCTTGCCTGAGCCAGAACATAGAGCAAGCTAAATTCCTGGGGGGTCAGGTCAATTAGTTCACCCTTAAAGCGAACGCGCCGCTGAATTAGATCGATCTTGAGGTCGCCATAATCGAGAGAGGCGGGAGCCGCAAAGGTTCTGCTGCGTCGGGTCAGAGCTTCTACACGGGCGAGAAACTCCTGCATTCCGAAGGGCTTAGTCAAATAATCGTCTGCGCCTGCCCGAAGACCCGCCACGATATCTGACTCAGAATTCCGGGCAGAGAGCATCATAATCAGCGCTTGACGCTGCTGCTGCAACCAACGACAGAACTCTAGCCCGTCGCCATCAGGCAGTTCAGAATCGAGAATGATTAAACTCGGTTGACGATTCAGGAAGATGTCTTTTGCTTGCTGAAGATCAGCAGACTGATAGACAACATAGCCGACTTGCTGCAAATGCCAGCCAAGCAAGGAGCGAAGATGGGGATTGCCTTCAACAATTTGGATACAAACAGAACCCACAGCAGTCAGCTTGTTTTTGAGGTGGTATTCCGGGCAATTTAACAAACAATTCAGCTTTGAAGTGTGAATTAAATGCCTTCTCTCAAACGTAACAAAGCATTTGTCAAGGTTTTGTAACGAGCGTTACTTGAACCGATCGGAACGACAGAGCTGCAAACAAACGCAATAATGCGAATACTGTCAAGCAACTAAAAATGTAACCATCCAGAGAAAAGAATCTATCTGAGGAGAGGCGATCGCCTGAAACGAATACTAACTCAAGTGATAGGGGAAAATAAGATATTTCTGGCTAAAATCAAAGCATGAACAACGGGAGGAATTGCCTGGAGTCGATCACTCTTTGACGCAGCATTCAATTTCCCGGATAAATCGAAGCTGCCTTTATCTTTCCCTGAGATAGATGTTTTTGTTTGTTTGATGAAGAATCTACTATCGATCCCGAGTACGACAAACGACATCTTGCTCAATGTTTCAATTCACACTAAACTGAACTTTCAATCGCAATTGTACTGAAGTGTTATCAAACAATTGGTTTCTGGATCATTAACTTATGCTTCAGGATACCCAGACTATCCGCTACTACCAGC includes these proteins:
- a CDS encoding site-2 protease family protein; this encodes MDGNLRIGSLFGIPFYINFSWFLVLALVTWDYGSELGFAFPQLGASTWVLGLLTALLLFASVLAHELGHSLIAMRQGISVKSITLFIFGGLASLEEESKTPAESFWVAISGPLVSFVLFGLFTGINAVTTLPAPIAAIVSLLAYINLALGVFNLLPGLPLDGGNVVKALVWKITGKPYKGIAFASRLGKVLGWLGIGIGTLSVFGITQVGSVWTLLVGWFLLQNADRYAQAAAVQEQLSGLTAADAVIPNSPIVPVTLSLREFANNYVIGSTENWRKYLVTDENGQLIGEINTDDMKAVPTNTWWDVSIRELMQPTESLETVSSDQPLLEVVNLIEEKNLPALIVLKDSGTLVGLLEKASILQLLQKRAEAKLASVS
- a CDS encoding amino acid ABC transporter ATP-binding protein is translated as MIRTELLSKSFGKLNVLQDISTEIKKGEVVAIIGPSGCGKSTLLRCLNLLETPTGGRIYIDDVDITHPKTDIKEVRQNIGMVFQHFNLFPHMNVLNNLTYAPIKVKKVPKAQAEQRAIELLTRVGLAEKAEVYPSRLSGGQKQRVAIARSLAMEPQVMLFDEPTSALDPEMVKEVLDVMKALAQTKITMAIVTHEMGFAREVADRVIFLDNGNIAEDAPPDVFFSKPKSERACQFLEKVL
- a CDS encoding amino acid ABC transporter permease, with product MSSLLSISGIVPNVFQFLGQAAPSGLNLDFSKIVPNIPFILQGVWVTLSFTLVSALFGFTWGTVLSIFKISKFRPLRWFADFYTSVFRGTPLILQLALIYFSTPQLINYAISPFVAGVITFSLNSAAYSSETIRGGIMAVDKGQREAALSMGVPYPEMMRDVILPQAFKNILPALVNESIALLKDSSLVSTVGALDLMRRGQIVASEKFIYFEPLILVGLIYYIMVMGFTVLARRLERRMRKSD
- a CDS encoding transporter substrate-binding domain-containing protein; translation: MMKQLKFLFTALVSTVLTIFLVTACNAQQGASGGAKALIMATSADYPPYEFVDSSKGGQEIIGFDVDIAKYITSKLGQELQIQNIDFNGLIPALQSKRADFVMAGMTPTPERKQNVDFSQTYYEAKNTIVAKQGTDYKTADSLKGKKVGIQLGTTQEQEAKKLNLNAVALNRISEIIQELKTGRIDAAIVEDTVAKGFVQSNPDLVFNTIPNQGEAGSAIAFPKGSPLVSQFDPILQEMVSSGKITELVNKWFGDQAPTQQKPAS
- a CDS encoding response regulator, whose product is MADPVEKSRSWLNSDLESRVLRINLWQIGQLVWFLLLSTLMVIGLAQTVSGHAIQSTLNCSEHSSQSIAPFLSGILLGGLGTWGIRLLKQLKTRQPLVLTLNSLQDDRGRLSITEHKQNEALLKLRDRAIAASSSGIVITDVRLPNMPIVDANPAFEQITGYAIAEVLGQNCLFLQGEEHQQPELDRVREAMRTGKNCTVVLQSYRKDGTMFWNELSVSPIHDDAGTLTHFISIQTDVSDRIRTEEIVHAATSRLSALIQNLQAGVLVEDEFRQIALVNQQFCNLFNLPKSAEDLIGANCDEMAEALSQVVIQPQPFVQRIDQLLRAQEVFTAEEVSLVDGRILERDYVPILVGSHHQGHLWQYRDITERKRADAALLESQTRLSLLNSISTGEEALQLSEERLKLALESTEDGLWDWNLMTGDCYFSPRWLDMLGYQVGEIPQHISAWELMLHPEDKQITQRELQAHFAGKTPVFELEHRLRHQSGEYRWILGRGKVVQRDASGQPLRMIGTNIDVTERKQTEEALERQLDRALLLKQITEEIRQSLDIKQIFESAAIQIGQTFGVDRCLIHAFTGNPGTIPLVTEYLKPSYASMMSLEVPVSGNPHAEAMLAHDEPVISNNVYDDPLLKATRSLCEQVGVKSMLAIRTSYQGEPNGAIGLHQCSYFRDWTEDETDLLKAVAAQVGIALAQAHLLGQETQRRQELTQKNVALEQARHEAEAANRAKSEFLAVMSHEIRTPMNAVIGMTGLLLDTSLSPQQRDFVETIRSSGDALLTIINDILDFSKIESGKLELEGQLFDLRACIEGAIDLLAPKAAEKNIELVCLISPQTLPYILGDVTRVRQVLVNLLSNAVKFTETGEVVVTVTARQLSSKSAAHRNSAQILSEIDLPKPCYYEVQIAVKDTGVGIAPNKMARLFKPFSQADSSTTRQYGGTGLGLIISKRLSEMMGGTLWVKSRGRLGGTPPPQVMKKHLNQITGRDISRLLEDKLADCLNGIKPSECAAVDIGSTFYFTIVVPTTSNPTQGQFSSTAPQMMGKRLLIVDDNAANCKILELQAKSWQMQTRVARSGEEALQYLAQGEGFDLALLDMQMPGMDGLMLANRIRQHPEYSCLPLIMLTSLGGLEASAQAEVTLAACLSKPVKQSQLYDVLIRILANQSFKAESSPPLTMIDPHMAERLPLRILLAEDTVVNQKVALLMLQKMGYRADVASNGLEVLQALKRQPYDVVLMDVHMPEMDGLEATRQIRQAWAQGDIGKYLELETRGQKNPRIEPAPSDLQPLQFTEPRIIAMTANAIRGDREACLASGMDDYISKPIQIEELAQSLGKCQLLMPLPVPIASLTKVGTSFSSLADAALTSPQTVVLDLAALAEIREIAGDDPLVFVQIVDCYLEEAPQLIARIREALDQNNPMLLCRAAHTLKSSSLSLGAVVLSRYCEELELMGRSGSTVGAEPKLRLLEAECTLVEAALRQEC